A stretch of the Geovibrio thiophilus genome encodes the following:
- a CDS encoding PAS domain S-box protein — MNIKPSPADKNKLLSVKAAEFYKSLSRAAAGACDEGELLDALCRLSAELMGYEAAWAGFIVEFTDKRIIPSSYSGEYEDYINPHEICICCNDPNCGPVGEAVIKEHEVAVNDISAMEDFSFWQYKTLECGINSFCSIPVKTGGKVTAVFTVLSREKNRFCPEEISLLKEITEETAACMSAVSARSRIIGAESGNKDLIEKFGVLFNNTSDAIFVHEMPEDNVLSGRFIEVNKSASEKLGYTQEEFMSLSPEILNYPCGKFDMGETSKILLKTGHAHIEALIKCKSGALLPVRISCHTFSMGKNKYIVSIVRDITEKIRTIKQLNLLKNAIEHSTVSVVITDKDGSIEYVNPVFEKFTGYSADEVVGQNPRILKSDKMDPKVFIDLWAMISGGRIWKGEFCNKKKSGELYWESAIIFPVKDQSGEIVNYIGLKEDITDKKILEEQVRHAQRLNIIGEMAGSFAHDLKNIILVIGGFANRLQKKLDEKSPEHEYVVHIMKAVTRAAKLTNGLLTFGRKQPNHPECLEMNILLREYVDLIEKIVDEHVSVVLHLSEEHMPVMADYIQLEQVLMNLASNAKDAMPDGGTLTITSFIKECAEGKFACILFEDTGCGMSPEIKNRIFDPFYTTKDPGKGTGLGLSIVYGIIRQHGGGISCTSEEGKGTVFEICLPLSTPYQA; from the coding sequence ATGAACATTAAACCTTCTCCGGCGGATAAGAACAAGTTACTGAGCGTGAAAGCGGCTGAGTTTTACAAAAGTCTCAGCCGTGCGGCGGCAGGCGCCTGCGATGAGGGCGAACTGCTGGATGCCCTCTGCCGTCTGTCGGCGGAGCTGATGGGCTACGAAGCGGCATGGGCGGGCTTCATTGTTGAATTCACCGATAAGCGCATCATCCCCTCCTCATATTCCGGCGAATACGAAGACTACATAAACCCCCACGAAATATGTATATGCTGCAACGACCCCAACTGCGGTCCCGTGGGCGAGGCTGTGATCAAGGAGCACGAAGTCGCCGTGAACGACATCTCCGCAATGGAAGACTTCTCCTTCTGGCAGTACAAAACACTGGAATGCGGTATCAATTCCTTCTGCTCGATTCCCGTAAAAACAGGCGGCAAGGTTACAGCGGTGTTCACCGTTCTCAGCCGTGAAAAAAACCGGTTCTGCCCCGAGGAAATCAGCCTGCTGAAGGAGATAACCGAAGAGACCGCCGCCTGCATGAGCGCTGTCTCCGCCAGAAGCAGAATCATCGGAGCCGAATCAGGCAATAAAGATTTAATCGAAAAATTCGGCGTCCTCTTCAACAACACCTCTGACGCTATCTTTGTTCATGAAATGCCCGAAGATAACGTCCTCAGCGGCAGATTCATAGAGGTAAACAAATCCGCCTCCGAAAAACTCGGCTACACTCAGGAAGAGTTCATGAGCCTCAGCCCCGAGATACTTAACTACCCCTGCGGCAAGTTTGACATGGGGGAAACCTCTAAAATACTCCTCAAAACAGGACATGCGCATATAGAGGCACTCATAAAATGCAAATCCGGCGCGCTCCTTCCCGTGCGCATAAGCTGCCACACCTTCTCCATGGGCAAAAACAAATATATAGTCTCCATTGTTCGGGACATCACTGAGAAAATACGCACAATAAAACAGCTTAATCTGCTGAAAAACGCCATTGAACACAGCACTGTCTCTGTGGTGATAACCGATAAGGACGGCAGCATAGAGTACGTCAACCCCGTTTTTGAAAAATTCACAGGATACTCGGCAGACGAGGTTGTAGGGCAGAACCCCAGAATACTCAAATCCGATAAAATGGATCCTAAGGTCTTCATAGACCTGTGGGCGATGATCTCCGGCGGCAGAATATGGAAGGGCGAGTTCTGTAATAAAAAGAAGAGCGGCGAGCTCTACTGGGAATCTGCCATAATCTTCCCCGTGAAGGATCAGAGCGGGGAAATAGTAAACTACATCGGGCTCAAGGAAGACATCACCGACAAGAAAATCCTTGAGGAACAGGTGCGCCACGCCCAGAGGCTGAACATCATAGGAGAGATGGCGGGCAGCTTCGCCCACGATCTCAAAAACATAATCCTAGTCATAGGCGGGTTCGCAAACAGGCTTCAGAAAAAGCTGGATGAAAAATCCCCCGAACACGAGTACGTTGTGCATATAATGAAAGCGGTAACCAGAGCGGCGAAGCTCACAAACGGTCTGCTCACTTTCGGAAGAAAGCAGCCCAACCACCCTGAATGTCTGGAAATGAATATTCTTCTGCGGGAATATGTTGATCTGATAGAGAAGATAGTGGATGAGCACGTCAGTGTCGTTCTTCATCTCTCGGAGGAGCACATGCCCGTGATGGCGGACTACATACAGCTTGAACAGGTGCTGATGAACCTTGCCTCCAACGCCAAAGACGCCATGCCGGACGGCGGCACGCTCACCATAACATCATTCATAAAAGAATGCGCCGAAGGGAAATTTGCCTGTATTCTGTTTGAGGATACCGGCTGCGGAATGTCTCCGGAGATTAAAAACCGCATATTCGATCCGTTCTATACAACAAAAGACCCGGGCAAGGGAACGGGTCTCGGACT
- a CDS encoding M15 family metallopeptidase, with the protein MKKLFLILSVLTVFRQAHAELPKGFVYLSDVNSSVVQEIRYQSSHNFVGTRVDGYLSPVCILTRQAAEALGRVQQDLELIGFSLKVYDCYRPQKAVDHFVRWAKDPKDTKTKAEFYPGEAKETLFKKGFIASKSGHSRGSTVDLTIIPYEASEQEEYIPHIKLRSCENTAASRFGDNSIDMGTGFDCFSPLSATENESLTEKQLSNRFLLKDLMKKYGFVNYEKEWWHYTLEKEPFPKTFFNFDVK; encoded by the coding sequence ATGAAAAAACTGTTTCTTATTTTATCCGTTCTTACAGTATTCCGGCAGGCTCACGCCGAGCTGCCCAAGGGATTTGTCTACCTCTCCGATGTTAATTCCTCAGTTGTTCAGGAGATACGCTATCAGTCCTCCCACAATTTTGTCGGAACAAGGGTTGACGGCTATCTCTCCCCGGTCTGCATACTCACCCGTCAGGCGGCGGAAGCCCTTGGCAGGGTTCAGCAGGATCTTGAGCTCATAGGCTTTTCCCTGAAAGTATACGACTGCTACAGACCGCAGAAAGCGGTAGACCACTTCGTCCGCTGGGCAAAGGATCCGAAAGACACAAAAACCAAGGCGGAATTTTACCCCGGAGAGGCAAAGGAGACTCTCTTCAAAAAAGGCTTCATCGCCTCGAAATCCGGTCATTCCCGGGGGAGCACAGTGGATCTCACCATTATCCCTTATGAAGCCTCCGAGCAGGAGGAGTACATACCCCATATCAAGCTGCGAAGCTGTGAAAACACTGCTGCAAGCCGCTTCGGCGACAACAGCATAGACATGGGCACAGGGTTTGACTGCTTCAGTCCGCTTTCCGCCACGGAGAATGAGTCTCTGACGGAAAAGCAGCTCTCAAACAGGTTTCTGCTTAAGGATCTGATGAAAAAGTACGGTTTTGTGAACTATGAAAAGGAGTGGTGGCACTACACCCTTGAAAAGGAACCGTTTCCCAAGACTTTTTTCAATTTTGACGTGAAATAG
- a CDS encoding hybrid sensor histidine kinase/response regulator: MYGKLQESRENALGNAASMLRSEYERSLSMYSRHVDEVYQSIVNIPGLTESVAEAWLHPEKRDAMREDAVQKTSVIYNTVERLGYTKIQFHFPDTVSFLRLHERQFYGDVLGDKRYSVYIANIKNGFTEGLEMGRSGNAFRFVYPLSHGGVHVGTLEISLDVKGFITGMLESYGNYYSMGVKKEVAERKLFADFLKNSASSAFSDDYITEGDLTGYDFDLSQDIMPAETFTAVNDSLRQSVAERLAAHETFSVYHKERGIGVIASFMPIKSVSGDYETYLVRYAIDTEFDAAYMRFVKQAVSFNLTVLLLLMVLLVMDSNRQKVVLANSELEEKIKEQEEFEKELKKAKEEAEVASMSKDVFLANMSHEIRTPMNGIIGMNSLLLNTKLTDEQREYAETVATSAEALLVVINDILDFTKIEAGQLELEYLDFSVREVVENSVDSIAYKAFQKDLDMAFNVDGKVPRLLAGDPWRLRQILLNVIGNAVKFTHEGTVSIDVRLQKETTGYVKLLFRIKDTGIGIPENRMGNLFDSFSQADLSMSRKYGGTGLGLAIAKRLTEMMGGEIGCKSRAGEGSEFWFSAVFERVASAGAVRETDRRLDKRRILIVDANEFAASSGADKLRSLGAAAEKALSLKEASEMIHISAAGNKAFEAVLISDSLIKKGEAEFDALMKEIKHYPGTRTVLAYPMGQHVSADYLTEKGFNGRIFKPLKANHLKKCLLELFGYEAENDTPHGMNGGSFAPYSSEARNKKILLAEDNIVNQKLAVTIFERLGYKVTAAENGFKALEAMRNDDFDIVFMDIQMPVMNGIETVQAIRSGESGVRRADIPIVAMTAHALKGDREKFISAGMNDYLSKPFRHEELVAILNRFLYSTDINEIPSERRSGTFSPDELMSIMGDREYFVEVLEIFINDTEKQLDELRRAIAEASPWRVIELAVYLKSSSGDLTAYGLESIAARMEKCADAEDIAGAEDCYNAFVKEFYDFRKEASVYTEKQDRVNS; the protein is encoded by the coding sequence TTGTACGGCAAGCTTCAGGAATCCCGCGAAAACGCGCTGGGAAACGCTGCTTCCATGCTGAGGAGCGAATATGAACGCTCCCTTTCCATGTACTCTCGCCATGTTGACGAGGTTTACCAGTCCATAGTAAATATTCCCGGGCTTACCGAATCAGTCGCCGAGGCGTGGCTCCACCCGGAAAAGCGGGATGCGATGCGTGAGGATGCGGTTCAGAAAACCTCAGTTATTTACAACACCGTGGAAAGGCTGGGCTACACAAAAATCCAGTTCCATTTTCCCGATACGGTGAGCTTTCTCCGCCTTCACGAACGGCAGTTCTACGGGGATGTTCTCGGCGATAAAAGATACTCCGTCTACATAGCGAATATCAAAAACGGCTTCACCGAAGGGCTGGAAATGGGCAGAAGCGGGAATGCCTTCCGTTTCGTCTATCCTCTCTCCCATGGAGGAGTTCATGTGGGAACCCTTGAGATAAGCCTTGATGTGAAAGGCTTCATCACCGGAATGCTTGAAAGCTACGGCAACTACTACTCCATGGGAGTCAAAAAGGAGGTGGCCGAGAGGAAGCTTTTCGCAGATTTTCTTAAGAACTCCGCCTCTTCGGCTTTTTCCGATGACTACATCACCGAGGGTGATCTCACAGGCTATGACTTTGACCTTTCGCAGGACATAATGCCGGCGGAAACATTCACCGCGGTAAACGACAGCCTCAGACAGAGCGTTGCGGAAAGGCTTGCCGCCCATGAAACATTCTCTGTTTATCATAAAGAGCGGGGCATAGGGGTTATCGCGTCTTTTATGCCCATAAAAAGCGTTTCGGGCGATTATGAAACCTATCTGGTGAGATACGCCATAGACACTGAGTTTGACGCTGCGTACATGCGGTTTGTCAAGCAGGCGGTGTCATTTAACCTCACTGTGCTTCTTTTGCTTATGGTTCTTCTTGTTATGGATTCAAACAGGCAGAAGGTTGTACTGGCAAACAGCGAACTGGAAGAGAAGATCAAAGAACAGGAAGAGTTTGAAAAGGAACTGAAAAAAGCCAAAGAGGAAGCGGAAGTGGCAAGCATGTCCAAGGACGTGTTTCTGGCGAATATGAGCCACGAGATCAGAACGCCGATGAACGGTATAATAGGCATGAACAGCCTGCTGCTGAATACAAAGCTTACGGACGAGCAGCGTGAATACGCAGAAACCGTCGCCACATCAGCGGAGGCGCTGCTTGTGGTCATAAATGATATACTCGACTTCACCAAGATAGAGGCGGGGCAGCTTGAGCTTGAGTATCTGGATTTTTCCGTGAGAGAGGTTGTGGAAAACAGCGTGGATTCCATCGCCTACAAAGCCTTTCAGAAGGATCTGGATATGGCTTTTAATGTTGACGGAAAGGTTCCCCGGCTTCTGGCGGGAGATCCGTGGAGGCTGAGGCAGATTCTGCTTAACGTAATCGGAAACGCCGTGAAATTCACCCACGAGGGAACCGTTTCCATAGATGTCAGGCTCCAGAAGGAAACCACCGGATATGTGAAGCTGCTGTTCAGGATTAAGGACACAGGCATAGGCATACCGGAAAACAGGATGGGCAATCTTTTTGACTCGTTCTCGCAGGCGGATCTCTCCATGTCGCGAAAATACGGCGGTACAGGGCTCGGTCTTGCCATAGCCAAACGCCTCACGGAGATGATGGGCGGCGAGATAGGCTGTAAAAGCCGCGCGGGGGAAGGCTCGGAGTTTTGGTTCTCCGCAGTTTTTGAAAGGGTCGCCTCAGCGGGGGCTGTAAGGGAAACAGACAGAAGGCTGGATAAGCGCCGCATCCTGATTGTGGACGCAAATGAGTTTGCGGCCTCATCCGGCGCGGACAAGCTCCGGTCTCTCGGCGCTGCCGCTGAAAAAGCGCTCAGCCTGAAAGAGGCTTCGGAGATGATACACATATCCGCCGCCGGAAACAAAGCCTTTGAGGCTGTGCTTATCTCCGATTCCCTGATTAAAAAAGGCGAGGCGGAATTTGACGCTCTCATGAAGGAGATAAAGCATTATCCGGGCACAAGGACAGTTCTGGCTTATCCCATGGGGCAGCATGTGTCCGCGGACTACCTCACGGAGAAGGGCTTCAACGGGCGCATCTTCAAGCCGCTGAAAGCAAACCATCTCAAAAAATGTCTTCTGGAGCTTTTCGGGTATGAGGCGGAGAACGACACTCCTCACGGAATGAACGGCGGCAGTTTTGCTCCCTATTCCTCAGAGGCGAGGAATAAGAAGATTCTCCTTGCCGAAGACAATATAGTCAACCAGAAGCTGGCGGTGACTATTTTTGAGCGTCTCGGTTATAAGGTCACAGCGGCGGAGAACGGCTTTAAGGCTCTGGAAGCAATGAGAAACGATGATTTTGACATAGTTTTCATGGATATACAGATGCCTGTAATGAACGGAATAGAAACAGTGCAGGCGATAAGGAGCGGCGAAAGCGGTGTCCGCAGAGCCGATATACCGATTGTGGCAATGACAGCGCATGCGCTCAAAGGCGACAGGGAAAAATTCATAAGCGCCGGAATGAACGACTATCTCTCCAAACCCTTCAGACATGAAGAGCTTGTGGCGATACTAAACAGATTCCTTTACAGCACCGATATAAATGAGATCCCTTCGGAGCGCAGAAGCGGGACTTTCAGCCCGGATGAACTGATGTCCATAATGGGAGACAGGGAGTATTTTGTTGAAGTTCTTGAAATATTCATAAACGACACCGAAAAGCAGCTTGACGAGCTCAGGCGCGCCATTGCGGAGGCCAGTCCATGGAGAGTTATTGAGCTTGCGGTTTACCTCAAGTCTTCCTCCGGAGATCTTACCGCCTACGGGCTTGAGAGCATAGCTGCCCGAATGGAAAAATGCGCCGACGCAGAAGACATTGCGGGTGCAGAGGACTGCTACAACGCCTTCGTGAAGGAATTTTATGATTTCAGAAAGGAAGCTTCCGTATATACAGAAAAACAGGACAGAGTAAATTCCTGA
- a CDS encoding metal-dependent transcriptional regulator, which translates to MNAVNSAPLTPSQENYLEWVYRFSENGEVRVSDIAKKLGVSLPSVSRAVSTLAKMGLLTHESYGKIGMTAEGRTVGKSIVRRDKCLTKLLVDILGMEPEEADPEVHRLEHLISGRVLPRLEILVHYAVSDPVWLERLHRQINDGAEGKTEESSFGIGETPIHKGAVVEKRNK; encoded by the coding sequence ATGAATGCAGTGAATTCAGCACCGCTGACCCCGAGTCAGGAAAATTATCTTGAATGGGTGTACAGGTTTTCTGAAAATGGGGAAGTAAGAGTAAGCGATATAGCGAAAAAACTAGGCGTGAGTCTGCCCAGCGTAAGCAGGGCAGTAAGCACACTAGCTAAAATGGGGCTTCTTACTCATGAATCCTACGGCAAAATCGGCATGACCGCTGAAGGAAGAACCGTAGGCAAATCAATAGTAAGACGCGATAAATGCCTCACTAAGCTTCTTGTGGATATTCTGGGAATGGAACCCGAGGAAGCAGATCCGGAGGTGCACAGGCTTGAACATCTTATAAGCGGAAGAGTCCTGCCGAGGCTGGAAATTCTGGTACATTACGCAGTATCGGATCCGGTCTGGCTTGAAAGGCTCCACAGGCAAATCAATGACGGAGCTGAGGGGAAAACAGAAGAATCCTCCTTCGGCATTGGAGAGACCCCGATTCACAAAGGGGCTGTTGTAGAGAAACGCAATAAATGA
- a CDS encoding bifunctional nuclease family protein, whose amino-acid sequence MFEAGVKCVIKEPITSRYVMMIETICGQYLIPITIGTFEAEAIYQELNRIPSPRPMTHQFIGGILGVLDGVYVENVIIDNVEKGVFTAKLNIHTEGESKTVDCRPSDGVALALHMSVPLFIEEQVVSKSCCIERTGLTIAEERALFGIIDDQGTTFWNV is encoded by the coding sequence ATGTTTGAAGCGGGAGTTAAATGCGTAATAAAGGAACCGATAACATCGCGCTATGTGATGATGATCGAGACAATATGCGGTCAATACCTCATTCCTATAACAATCGGAACCTTTGAAGCGGAAGCCATATATCAGGAACTGAACAGAATACCCAGCCCCAGACCCATGACTCATCAGTTCATCGGCGGAATACTCGGTGTTCTGGACGGAGTTTATGTGGAAAACGTGATAATAGACAATGTCGAAAAAGGCGTTTTCACCGCAAAACTCAACATTCACACGGAGGGCGAGTCCAAAACAGTGGACTGCCGTCCGTCCGACGGAGTTGCGCTGGCGCTTCACATGAGCGTCCCCCTGTTTATAGAGGAGCAGGTGGTTTCAAAAAGCTGCTGCATCGAACGGACGGGGCTCACTATTGCGGAGGAAAGAGCGCTCTTCGGGATAATTGACGATCAGGGTACGACATTCTGGAATGTATAA
- a CDS encoding TlpA family protein disulfide reductase, with protein sequence MKIKVLLFAALLLVFAACSRQDTGDADVSLSGDSIETLKSGAMARIKEEHQGKVLLVNFFASWCPPCRGETPDFVKVYGEEKERFSIVALSTDADKKDIAKYISEFGVNYPVYMADQSLSMEFGISTIPTSIIYAPDGKMVDIIVGSIPEKDLKNIINKLSAN encoded by the coding sequence ATGAAAATCAAAGTATTGCTTTTCGCGGCGCTTTTACTGGTATTTGCCGCATGCAGCAGGCAGGACACGGGAGACGCTGACGTGTCCCTCTCCGGGGATTCCATCGAAACTCTTAAATCAGGCGCTATGGCGCGTATTAAAGAGGAGCATCAGGGCAAGGTGCTTCTGGTAAACTTCTTCGCCTCATGGTGTCCGCCGTGCAGAGGAGAAACACCCGACTTCGTAAAAGTCTACGGTGAGGAGAAGGAGCGCTTCTCAATCGTTGCCCTCTCCACAGACGCTGATAAAAAAGACATAGCCAAATACATCAGCGAATTCGGCGTAAACTACCCTGTTTACATGGCGGATCAGTCCCTCAGCATGGAGTTCGGCATAAGCACTATCCCCACCAGCATAATTTATGCTCCGGACGGAAAGATGGTTGATATAATTGTAGGCTCCATTCCCGAAAAGGATCTTAAAAACATAATCAATAAATTATCAGCCAACTGA
- a CDS encoding NAD(P)H-binding protein: MKKVFVTGGTGFVGSHVISKLIEKGVHVKALVRNKKTHPDAEAVQGDILRPETFADALRGVNAVINLVGIIREFPDKGITFENMHYSAAKNAADAAKAAGVSRFIHMSANGTRKNAVSGYHKTKYQAEEYIKNSGLDFTIFRPSLIYGKGDSFISMLAGYMKKTPVFSYFGDGSYPMQPVSVYETADAFTEAVFRDTAIGKTYPLCGNRVYTYKELLYEISKAMDKKIILLPVPEAVISLAISLFGGFTFFPVTRDQFIMLKEGNTCAETFAFTELGIQQRNFADEIKKYIP, translated from the coding sequence ATGAAAAAAGTTTTCGTAACCGGCGGCACAGGCTTTGTCGGTTCCCATGTCATAAGCAAACTCATTGAAAAAGGCGTCCACGTGAAGGCTCTTGTCAGGAACAAAAAAACACATCCCGACGCAGAGGCGGTTCAGGGTGACATACTGCGTCCGGAAACCTTCGCCGACGCCCTGCGCGGTGTTAACGCTGTGATAAACCTTGTGGGCATCATCAGGGAATTTCCGGATAAAGGCATAACCTTTGAAAACATGCACTACAGCGCCGCTAAAAATGCCGCGGACGCCGCTAAGGCTGCGGGAGTGAGCCGCTTTATCCATATGTCCGCGAACGGAACACGGAAAAACGCCGTATCCGGCTACCACAAAACAAAATATCAGGCAGAGGAATATATAAAAAACAGCGGGCTTGACTTCACTATATTCCGCCCTTCGCTTATTTACGGTAAAGGAGACTCCTTCATCTCCATGCTCGCCGGATACATGAAAAAAACACCTGTTTTCAGCTACTTCGGCGACGGCTCTTACCCTATGCAGCCTGTGAGCGTTTACGAAACTGCGGACGCGTTCACGGAGGCGGTATTCAGGGACACGGCGATCGGCAAAACCTACCCGCTCTGCGGAAACAGGGTCTACACATACAAAGAGCTTCTTTATGAGATCTCAAAAGCCATGGACAAAAAAATAATCCTCCTTCCTGTGCCTGAGGCTGTTATCAGCCTCGCCATATCACTTTTCGGCGGGTTCACGTTCTTTCCCGTGACAAGGGATCAGTTCATCATGCTTAAGGAGGGCAACACATGCGCCGAAACTTTCGCATTCACGGAACTGGGGATACAGCAGAGAAACTTCGCGGACGAAATTAAAAAGTATATTCCGTGA
- a CDS encoding JAB domain-containing protein, with protein MEDHKKGHRQRLKEKFRSGPSALHDYEIMELILSYIIPRRDVKVLSKDIIDKTESLRKVFRTDLTSINGAGEEVQLFFNIMREFYVRMEHGNLNFEPLVLDSGALVFKFLRILIGISEKENFVSLFVDKNKRLISYEVVSSGTVDRTAVYPREIAELALRRKASYVIIAHNHPSGSLIPSEEDINITERISKALETLDIKLLDHIIVTDTSFLSMKAQKLI; from the coding sequence ATGGAAGATCATAAAAAAGGACACAGACAAAGGCTTAAGGAAAAATTCAGGAGCGGTCCCTCCGCACTCCACGATTATGAGATCATGGAGCTTATCCTCTCCTATATTATCCCGCGCAGGGATGTAAAAGTCCTTTCAAAGGATATAATAGATAAAACGGAAAGCCTGCGTAAAGTTTTCAGAACAGATCTCACTTCGATAAACGGCGCGGGGGAGGAGGTTCAGCTTTTCTTCAACATCATGCGGGAGTTTTATGTCCGTATGGAGCACGGAAATCTGAACTTTGAGCCTCTGGTTCTGGATTCGGGGGCGCTGGTTTTTAAATTTCTGCGTATTCTCATCGGAATATCCGAAAAAGAGAACTTCGTGAGCCTCTTTGTGGACAAAAACAAGCGGCTGATAAGCTATGAGGTGGTCTCCTCCGGCACAGTGGACAGAACTGCCGTATACCCCAGAGAAATAGCGGAGCTCGCCCTGAGAAGAAAGGCATCCTACGTTATAATCGCCCACAATCACCCATCCGGCTCGCTCATCCCCTCTGAGGAGGACATCAATATAACCGAACGCATATCAAAGGCGCTTGAAACCCTTGATATAAAGCTTCTTGATCATATCATAGTTACAGATACATCTTTCCTAAGCATGAAGGCTCAGAAACTTATTTAA
- a CDS encoding twin-arginine translocase TatA/TatE family subunit, with the protein MFGFGMSEIVLILVIALLVVGPGKLPELAKTLGKGYAQFKRSLNDLKSAVNIDDLDIVPNKTVKDAYRDHWEKKKQSAESTAESSADVKPEETKTEAAQAEQVTSDTDEVKGKDTNG; encoded by the coding sequence ATGTTTGGATTCGGAATGTCTGAAATAGTTTTGATTCTTGTAATAGCTCTTTTAGTTGTCGGTCCCGGGAAACTGCCGGAACTGGCAAAAACGCTGGGGAAAGGTTATGCTCAGTTCAAACGCTCGCTGAACGACCTTAAATCCGCCGTAAATATAGATGATCTTGACATCGTCCCCAACAAGACGGTCAAAGACGCCTACAGGGATCATTGGGAAAAGAAAAAACAGAGCGCTGAAAGCACCGCTGAATCATCCGCCGATGTAAAGCCCGAAGAGACTAAAACCGAGGCTGCGCAGGCTGAACAGGTAACATCTGACACTGATGAAGTGAAAGGGAAGGACACAAATGGCTAA
- the tatC gene encoding twin-arginine translocase subunit TatC has translation MAKEKNQGVEAQIPLMEHLEELRKRVIYVLIIVIAVFSFCYWQSQFFMDFVTKPLVDVMPEKSSMAMLKITEGFFMELKLCFMAALFFSMPFIFYHIWKFIAPGLYVHEKKYVMGFVISASLLFFLGAGFAYYFVFPFGFAFFLKYAQGYVIANLSIEWYLSFVTKMVLGFGIVFELPVFTFFLAKMGIITAEMMRKYRRYAVLGIFIVAAVMTPPDVFSQLMMAGPLLVLYELSIFIAVIFGRKREITEDEIYE, from the coding sequence ATGGCTAAAGAGAAAAATCAGGGTGTTGAAGCCCAGATACCCTTAATGGAGCACCTTGAGGAGCTTCGCAAAAGAGTGATATATGTCCTGATAATAGTCATAGCCGTTTTCTCCTTCTGTTACTGGCAGAGCCAGTTCTTTATGGATTTTGTCACAAAACCCCTTGTGGATGTGATGCCGGAGAAATCAAGCATGGCTATGCTGAAGATAACCGAGGGTTTCTTCATGGAGCTCAAGCTCTGTTTTATGGCGGCGCTTTTTTTCAGCATGCCCTTTATCTTCTATCATATATGGAAGTTCATTGCCCCCGGGCTTTATGTTCATGAAAAAAAATACGTTATGGGATTTGTTATCAGCGCTTCGCTGCTGTTCTTTCTCGGCGCGGGCTTTGCGTATTATTTCGTGTTCCCCTTCGGCTTCGCGTTTTTCCTTAAATACGCTCAGGGGTACGTGATAGCGAATCTTTCCATAGAGTGGTATCTGAGCTTTGTAACCAAGATGGTTCTCGGGTTCGGTATAGTTTTCGAGCTGCCTGTATTCACCTTTTTCCTTGCGAAGATGGGTATAATCACGGCAGAAATGATGCGCAAATACAGGAGATACGCTGTTCTCGGCATATTCATTGTGGCTGCGGTCATGACCCCGCCGGATGTTTTTTCACAGCTCATGATGGCAGGTCCTCTTCTGGTTCTGTACGAGCTGAGCATATTCATTGCGGTCATTTTCGGGCGCAAGAGAGAGATAACGGAAGACGAGATATATGAATAA